A stretch of Oncorhynchus gorbuscha isolate QuinsamMale2020 ecotype Even-year unplaced genomic scaffold, OgorEven_v1.0 Un_scaffold_873, whole genome shotgun sequence DNA encodes these proteins:
- the LOC124020659 gene encoding endonuclease III-like protein 1 isoform X2, with amino-acid sequence MRSARDAPVDLMGAEKCYDTHAPHEVRRYQVLVSLMLSSQTRDQVTSAALQRLRAHGCTVENIVNTDDDTLGQLIYPVGFWRTKVKYLKQTSVMLQREFRGDIPNTVEGLVRLPGVGPKMAHLAMDIAWHQVSGIGVDTHVHRISNRLGWTRGGTKNPEETRKALEDWLPRDLWSEINWLLVGFGQQVCLPVNPLCSVCLNQHSCPSAHQASPAKRSKAGSPRSPKTSKVKLEPGSLGLELPPPSSATPVKEEPLATTLSPLLPRKRKSKAKTFST; translated from the exons ATGAGGAGCGCCAGGGACGCGCCTGTTGACCTCATGGGGGCGGAGAAATGCTACGACACACACGCCCCTCATGAG gtgCGACGTTACCAGGTGCTGGTGTCTCTGATGTTGTCAAGCCAGACAAGGGACCAGGTGACCAGTGCGGCTCTGCAGAGACTCAGGGCTCATGGCTGTACAGTGGAAAACATAGTCAACACTGACGATGACACACTGGGACAACTCATCTACCCTGTCGGCTTTTGGAGG aCCAAGGTGAAGTACCTGAAGCAGACATCAGTGATGCTCCAGAGGGAGTTCAGAGGGGACATCCCTAACACAGTGGAGGGCCTGGTACGACTACCTGGAGTAGGACCCAAGATGGCTCACCTGGCCATGGACATCGCCTGGCACCAGGTCTCTGGCATAG GCGTGGACACACACGTCCACCGTATCTCCAACCGGCTGGGATGGACGAGAGGTGGGACCAAGAACCCAGAGGAGACACGCAAGGCCCTGGAAGACTGGTTACCAAG GGATCTATGGAGTGAGATCAACTGGTTGCTGGTGGGGTTTGGTCAACAGGTGTGTCTACCTGTCAATCCTCTCTGCTCCGTGTGTCTGAACCAGCACAGCTGCCCCTCTGCCCACCAAGCCTCCCCAGCCAAGAGGTCTAAAGCTGGGTCACCTCGCTCCCCCAAGACCTCCAAGGTCAAGCTGGAGCCTGGTTCTCTTGGTTTGGAGTTACCACCCCCCTCCTCAGCCACACCGGTCAAAGAGGAACCTCTGGCTaccaccctctcccctctgctgCCCAGAAAGAGGAAGTCGAAAGCCAAAACCTTCTCTACATGA
- the LOC124020659 gene encoding endonuclease III-like protein 1 isoform X1, which produces MLLATVRPTCSTTVSYAFHCFKMTSPYFVESTAVITPSGNKTVPGAGLATTLKTRMERRVLRAHVKQEEEDSSVSNQSLGRDASDIGSSRFRRSSIGQSQAEPDKALSLLPLAPILHRRRGQVKVEYDGKEEPKHWEPPDWSKQLGHVRQMRSARDAPVDLMGAEKCYDTHAPHEVRRYQVLVSLMLSSQTRDQVTSAALQRLRAHGCTVENIVNTDDDTLGQLIYPVGFWRTKVKYLKQTSVMLQREFRGDIPNTVEGLVRLPGVGPKMAHLAMDIAWHQVSGIGVDTHVHRISNRLGWTRGGTKNPEETRKALEDWLPRDLWSEINWLLVGFGQQVCLPVNPLCSVCLNQHSCPSAHQASPAKRSKAGSPRSPKTSKVKLEPGSLGLELPPPSSATPVKEEPLATTLSPLLPRKRKSKAKTFST; this is translated from the exons ATGTTGTTAGCCACGGTCCGTCCCACTTGCAGCACAACGGTATCCTATGCTTTCCACTGTTTCAAAATGACCTCGCCTTATTTCGTTGAGAGTACCGCGGTCATCACTCCGAGCGGTAACAAGACGGTGCCCGGTGCCGGTTTAGCCACGACGTTAAAAActaggatggagaggagagtgttGAGGGCGCACGTGAAACAGGAGGAAGAAGATTCGAGCGTATCAAATCAGAGTTTGGGACGAGACGCTTCAG ATATTGGCTCCTCTAGGTTCCGTCGCTCATCCATCGGCCAATCACAAGCTGAGCCAGACAAAGCCCTGTCCCTGTTACCACTGGCACCCATCCTGCATAGGAGGCGGGGCCAGGTGAAGGTGGAATACGATGGGAAGGAGGAGCCTAAACACTGGGAGCCTCCTGATTGGAGCAAGCAGCTGGGTCATGTGCGTCAGATGAGGAGCGCCAGGGACGCGCCTGTTGACCTCATGGGGGCGGAGAAATGCTACGACACACACGCCCCTCATGAG gtgCGACGTTACCAGGTGCTGGTGTCTCTGATGTTGTCAAGCCAGACAAGGGACCAGGTGACCAGTGCGGCTCTGCAGAGACTCAGGGCTCATGGCTGTACAGTGGAAAACATAGTCAACACTGACGATGACACACTGGGACAACTCATCTACCCTGTCGGCTTTTGGAGG aCCAAGGTGAAGTACCTGAAGCAGACATCAGTGATGCTCCAGAGGGAGTTCAGAGGGGACATCCCTAACACAGTGGAGGGCCTGGTACGACTACCTGGAGTAGGACCCAAGATGGCTCACCTGGCCATGGACATCGCCTGGCACCAGGTCTCTGGCATAG GCGTGGACACACACGTCCACCGTATCTCCAACCGGCTGGGATGGACGAGAGGTGGGACCAAGAACCCAGAGGAGACACGCAAGGCCCTGGAAGACTGGTTACCAAG GGATCTATGGAGTGAGATCAACTGGTTGCTGGTGGGGTTTGGTCAACAGGTGTGTCTACCTGTCAATCCTCTCTGCTCCGTGTGTCTGAACCAGCACAGCTGCCCCTCTGCCCACCAAGCCTCCCCAGCCAAGAGGTCTAAAGCTGGGTCACCTCGCTCCCCCAAGACCTCCAAGGTCAAGCTGGAGCCTGGTTCTCTTGGTTTGGAGTTACCACCCCCCTCCTCAGCCACACCGGTCAAAGAGGAACCTCTGGCTaccaccctctcccctctgctgCCCAGAAAGAGGAAGTCGAAAGCCAAAACCTTCTCTACATGA